In a single window of the Hoyosella subflava DQS3-9A1 genome:
- the hrpA gene encoding ATP-dependent RNA helicase HrpA: protein MNPTSSQADAHKDLPSRHELRTLLDSLTLRDAHRLHQRLRHAKNAADRSKIAAAAQKAQLRVSARHEAVPTISYPPELPVSERRDDIAAAIRDNQVVIVAGETGSGKTTQLPKICLELGRGIRGTIGHTQPRRLAARTVAERIAEELDCDLGTAVGYTVRFTDRVSETTLVKLMTDGILLNEIQRDRMLRNYDTLIIDEAHERSLNIDFILGYLKQLLPRRPDLKVIITSATIDPERFAEQFATDGVPAPIVEVSGRTYPVEIRYEPLTEERQPDARDDATGGSRTTVEKDPVDAICDAVSELLREGPGDILVFLSGEREIRDTADALHDRKLPRVDVLPLYARLSAADQHRVFTKHSARRVVLSTNVAETSLTVPGIKYVIDPGYARISRYSLRTKVQRLPIEPISQASARQRAGRCGRVSDGICVRLYSEQDFDDRPLFTDPEILRTNLAAVVLQMASLDLGDVADFPFIDAPDPRSVRDGVRLLEELGALAKPGGGKRGHTLTEVGRQLAALPIDPRLGRMLVEAHASGCLREVLTVVAGLSIQDVRERPSEQQQKADELHRRFAESGSDFLAYLDLWNYLRETRTELSSSQFRKLCRGEFLHWQRIREWQDLRGQLKQICSGLGWLQNESPAAPDTVHQALLSGLLSHIGMREADTREFLGARGAKFMVFPGSALAKKPPQFVMAAELVETSRLWARTVAKIEPAWAERLAGDLVKRVYSEPHWSSRQGAVLAYERVTLFGVPLAAKRRVNYGSIDTETSRELFIRHALVQGEWDFRHEFFTRNRELLADVEDLENRARRRDILVDDDTLFDFYDARLPDTVVSARHFDSWWKKKKHSNPELLTFTTETLVNTDAAAVHARDFPDAWKQADLLFPLSYHFEPGHPRDGVTVQIPLSQLERVRPVGFEWLVPGLRNELAVALIKTLPKAVRRQVVPAPDFAAAALSAVKPRTEPMPVAFARELSRLGGLRIEPHDFTLTELPDHLRMTFAVIDDNGDTIRAAKDLDELKDGLATAVTKAVARAGSSAERPPRWAWPDFPGGHIPRVVDHRSRGNIVRGYPALVLEPQGIAVRVLSTAAAQDHSMVSATRALIAHEAGPLPKSVFSGFPAAQRLILNYAPAGGIARIAEDCRDCAIDVLVTQFGGVAWDGATFASLSAKVRSNLTEHTRHVLLRVVPVLEEAHALSVVLSGRTDEAAQDVSDQLADLVYPGFVTESGADRLPSLVRYLTAARRRVEALPGSVSRDSRGMAALDRIYARLSDTLERLPQAERTSPRVDEVHWMIEELRVSLFAQAVGTAYAISEQRVANAIDALTVR, encoded by the coding sequence ATGAATCCCACATCGAGCCAGGCAGACGCCCACAAGGATCTGCCCTCACGTCACGAGCTGCGCACACTCCTCGATTCGCTCACCCTTCGAGATGCGCATCGACTTCACCAGCGGCTTCGGCATGCCAAGAACGCCGCTGATCGCTCGAAGATTGCGGCGGCCGCTCAGAAAGCCCAGCTCCGTGTCAGTGCCCGGCATGAAGCTGTACCCACCATCTCCTACCCACCTGAACTACCAGTATCAGAACGCCGCGATGACATCGCCGCCGCTATCCGCGACAACCAGGTAGTGATCGTCGCGGGCGAGACCGGATCCGGTAAAACGACACAGCTCCCCAAGATTTGCCTCGAACTCGGGCGCGGAATCCGCGGGACCATCGGCCATACTCAGCCGCGCAGACTCGCCGCCCGCACAGTGGCAGAACGCATTGCAGAAGAGCTTGACTGCGATCTAGGCACCGCAGTCGGCTACACCGTTCGCTTCACCGACCGCGTCTCCGAAACCACGCTCGTGAAGCTCATGACGGACGGCATTCTTCTCAACGAGATCCAGCGCGACCGGATGCTGCGCAACTACGACACACTCATCATCGATGAGGCCCACGAGCGCAGCCTCAACATCGACTTCATTCTCGGATACCTGAAGCAACTGCTGCCCCGCAGACCCGACCTGAAAGTGATCATCACTTCGGCGACAATTGACCCTGAGCGGTTCGCCGAGCAGTTCGCGACCGACGGTGTACCCGCGCCTATCGTCGAGGTCTCCGGACGCACCTACCCCGTCGAGATTCGCTATGAGCCCTTGACTGAGGAGCGACAACCGGATGCCCGCGACGATGCAACAGGCGGCAGCAGGACGACCGTGGAGAAGGACCCGGTCGACGCTATCTGCGATGCCGTTTCCGAGCTGTTGAGAGAAGGCCCCGGTGACATTTTGGTCTTCCTTTCGGGAGAGCGCGAAATTCGGGACACGGCCGACGCTCTGCACGACCGGAAGCTTCCGCGGGTCGACGTTCTTCCCTTGTATGCGCGACTTTCCGCCGCTGACCAGCATCGCGTATTCACCAAACACTCCGCGCGGCGTGTTGTGCTTTCCACCAACGTCGCCGAAACGTCGCTGACAGTTCCCGGCATCAAGTACGTCATCGATCCCGGTTACGCGCGTATCTCACGGTATTCGCTCCGGACCAAGGTGCAGCGACTGCCAATCGAACCGATATCGCAGGCATCGGCACGCCAGAGAGCAGGGCGTTGCGGGCGCGTATCCGACGGGATTTGCGTGCGCCTCTATTCTGAGCAGGACTTCGACGACCGGCCACTCTTCACCGATCCTGAAATTCTGCGCACAAACCTTGCTGCAGTAGTCCTGCAAATGGCGTCACTTGACCTCGGCGACGTCGCGGACTTCCCTTTCATCGATGCACCCGATCCGCGCAGCGTGCGAGACGGTGTCCGACTTCTCGAAGAACTCGGCGCCCTCGCCAAGCCCGGGGGCGGAAAACGTGGCCACACGCTCACCGAGGTAGGGCGCCAGCTTGCCGCGCTACCCATCGATCCCCGGCTCGGGCGCATGCTGGTCGAGGCGCACGCCAGTGGCTGTCTGCGTGAAGTGCTCACTGTAGTGGCAGGACTTTCGATTCAGGATGTGCGAGAACGCCCGAGTGAACAGCAACAGAAAGCTGATGAACTACATCGGCGGTTCGCTGAGTCAGGCTCCGACTTCCTTGCCTACCTCGACTTGTGGAATTACCTGCGTGAGACAAGGACCGAACTGTCGTCCAGCCAGTTCCGGAAACTTTGCCGAGGCGAGTTTCTGCACTGGCAGCGTATCCGCGAATGGCAGGACCTCCGCGGCCAGCTGAAACAGATCTGTTCCGGGCTCGGCTGGTTGCAGAATGAGAGCCCCGCGGCACCAGACACTGTCCATCAGGCCCTGCTTTCGGGGCTGCTGTCGCACATTGGTATGCGCGAAGCAGATACGCGTGAGTTCCTTGGCGCACGCGGGGCAAAGTTCATGGTGTTCCCGGGCTCCGCGCTCGCGAAGAAGCCACCCCAGTTCGTGATGGCCGCGGAACTTGTTGAAACATCCCGGCTCTGGGCGCGCACGGTGGCGAAAATCGAACCTGCCTGGGCCGAACGCCTCGCCGGGGACCTCGTCAAGCGCGTGTACTCCGAGCCGCACTGGTCCAGTAGACAAGGAGCGGTGCTCGCCTACGAGCGCGTCACCCTTTTTGGCGTCCCGCTCGCGGCAAAACGCCGCGTGAATTACGGATCAATCGATACGGAAACCTCTCGCGAACTGTTCATTCGTCACGCACTTGTCCAGGGCGAGTGGGACTTTCGGCACGAGTTTTTCACGCGGAATCGCGAACTGCTTGCCGACGTCGAGGATCTCGAAAATCGGGCAAGGCGTCGTGACATTCTCGTTGACGACGACACCCTGTTCGACTTTTACGATGCCCGACTCCCCGACACCGTTGTCTCAGCCCGGCATTTCGACAGCTGGTGGAAGAAGAAGAAACACTCGAACCCTGAACTATTGACCTTCACCACAGAAACGCTGGTGAACACAGATGCTGCAGCGGTGCATGCCCGAGACTTTCCCGATGCATGGAAGCAGGCCGACCTACTATTCCCGCTTTCGTACCACTTCGAGCCCGGCCACCCGCGCGACGGGGTAACAGTACAGATTCCCCTTTCACAGCTGGAACGTGTGCGACCGGTAGGGTTTGAATGGCTCGTACCCGGTCTGCGAAACGAACTTGCGGTCGCACTGATCAAAACACTCCCTAAGGCCGTGCGCCGTCAGGTCGTTCCCGCGCCAGACTTCGCTGCTGCAGCGTTGTCGGCCGTGAAGCCGCGCACGGAACCGATGCCCGTTGCTTTCGCGCGTGAATTGTCCCGACTCGGCGGGTTGCGTATTGAGCCGCATGATTTCACGCTTACTGAACTCCCTGATCACTTGCGGATGACTTTTGCCGTGATTGATGACAACGGCGACACCATACGTGCAGCGAAGGACCTCGATGAGCTGAAAGATGGTCTCGCCACAGCTGTCACGAAGGCGGTAGCGCGGGCCGGTTCTTCGGCAGAACGTCCGCCACGCTGGGCGTGGCCGGATTTTCCTGGCGGCCACATTCCCCGCGTGGTCGACCATCGCTCGCGCGGCAACATTGTCCGTGGCTACCCGGCGCTAGTTCTGGAGCCCCAGGGCATAGCCGTGCGCGTACTGAGCACCGCTGCCGCGCAGGACCATTCGATGGTGTCCGCAACACGTGCGCTCATCGCACATGAAGCCGGGCCCCTGCCAAAATCCGTGTTCAGCGGGTTTCCCGCGGCGCAGCGCCTCATACTGAACTACGCCCCAGCGGGGGGAATCGCACGCATCGCGGAGGACTGTCGTGACTGTGCGATTGATGTGCTTGTCACCCAATTCGGCGGTGTCGCCTGGGATGGCGCCACCTTCGCCTCGCTATCGGCGAAGGTGCGCTCAAATCTCACAGAACATACTCGCCACGTCCTCTTGCGTGTGGTACCGGTCCTGGAGGAGGCACACGCCCTGAGTGTGGTCCTCTCGGGGCGAACAGATGAAGCCGCACAGGACGTTTCCGATCAGCTGGCCGATCTTGTTTACCCTGGTTTCGTCACCGAGAGCGGCGCGGATCGGCTTCCCAGCCTCGTGCGGTACCTCACGGCGGCGCGGCGGCGGGTTGAGGCGCTGCCGGGCAGCGTGTCACGGGATTCTCGCGGGATGGCGGCGCTCGACCGGATCTACGCCCGACTGAGCGACACTCTGGAACGACTTCCACAAGCCGAGCGCACTAGCCCACGTGTGGACGAGGTTCACTGGATGATCGAAGAACTTCGGGTTAGCTTGTTCGCGCAAGCAGTCGGAACGGCGTACGCCATCTCTGAACAGCGGGTCGCAAACGCAATCGATGCTCTTACCGTCCGGTGA
- a CDS encoding acetyl-CoA C-acetyltransferase yields MTNPQSSAAESRTAVIVAGARTPTARLMGALKDFTGADLGAVAISGALQKSGVAPADVEYVIMGQVLTAGAGQMPARQAAAKAGIPMSTPALNINKVCLSGVQSIILADQFIRSGAYDIVVAGGMESMSQAPHLLPRSRGGYKYGDVTMIDHMAFDGLHDAFTDQPMGLLTDAGTADSISRTEQDEFAARSQQRAAAAWENGTFDEEVVPVEIPGRKGTSTWLSRDEGVRAETTAESLAKLRPAFSANGTVTAGNASPINDGACAVVVMSKQRAEALGLTWIAEIGAHGMVSGPDSGLHTQPSRAIAAACKAEGIDPSDLDLIEINEAFAAVGIASTRDLGVDAERVNVNGGAIAIGHPIGMSGARIALHLALELRRRGGGSGAAALCGGGGQGDALILHVPAV; encoded by the coding sequence ATGACCAATCCGCAATCGAGCGCGGCGGAATCTCGCACTGCTGTCATCGTCGCAGGCGCGCGTACTCCTACTGCCCGACTGATGGGTGCACTCAAAGACTTCACCGGCGCCGACCTCGGAGCGGTCGCGATCTCGGGTGCGCTGCAGAAATCCGGGGTCGCTCCGGCTGACGTCGAATACGTGATCATGGGGCAGGTACTGACCGCCGGTGCAGGACAGATGCCTGCACGCCAGGCTGCCGCAAAAGCCGGAATTCCCATGAGTACGCCTGCGCTCAACATCAACAAGGTGTGTCTCTCTGGCGTTCAGTCGATCATCCTCGCGGACCAATTTATCCGGTCCGGTGCATACGACATAGTCGTCGCCGGAGGTATGGAGTCCATGAGCCAGGCACCGCACCTGCTCCCCCGCTCCCGCGGGGGGTACAAGTATGGGGACGTCACAATGATCGACCACATGGCGTTCGACGGCCTCCACGACGCGTTCACCGATCAGCCGATGGGTCTTCTCACCGACGCCGGCACCGCCGACAGCATCTCGCGAACCGAGCAGGACGAGTTCGCTGCTCGGTCGCAACAGCGCGCGGCCGCGGCCTGGGAGAACGGAACATTCGACGAAGAGGTCGTTCCCGTCGAAATCCCCGGCCGGAAGGGCACAAGCACCTGGCTCTCGCGCGACGAGGGCGTGCGCGCCGAGACCACCGCCGAGAGTCTCGCGAAACTGCGGCCAGCGTTCAGCGCGAACGGAACCGTCACGGCGGGGAATGCGTCCCCCATTAACGACGGCGCATGCGCGGTTGTCGTCATGAGCAAGCAGCGCGCCGAAGCGCTGGGGCTGACCTGGATCGCCGAGATCGGTGCACACGGAATGGTGTCCGGGCCTGACTCTGGCCTGCACACGCAGCCGTCCCGCGCGATCGCTGCCGCGTGTAAGGCGGAGGGAATCGATCCGTCGGACCTCGACCTCATCGAAATCAATGAGGCCTTCGCCGCGGTAGGAATCGCTTCGACCCGTGACCTCGGCGTCGATGCGGAGCGGGTCAACGTCAACGGCGGGGCGATCGCAATTGGGCATCCGATTGGCATGTCCGGTGCCCGAATCGCCCTGCATCTCGCACTGGAACTGCGCCGCCGCGGCGGCGGATCCGGCGCAGCAGCACTATGCGGTGGTGGCGGACAGGGTGACGCACTGATCCTGCACGTGCCAGCGGTCTAA
- the mmuM gene encoding homocysteine S-methyltransferase → MATFTDALLARALVCDGGLATALEARGHNLAGGLWSARLLLDTPDEIAAVHRAFFAAGADIAITASYQASFRGFANCGIGRRGTERLLRRSVRIAADVRDEFGRGFVAASIGPYGAAAADGSEYKGRYGLSVRELRAWHRPRFEILADTGADVLAVETIPDLDEAEALASLISEFRVPAWLSYTIAGARTRAGQPVSDAFEVASEIDSIVAVGVNCCAPADVIPTIDTAQHSGKPVIVYPNSGEGWDAEAGRWTGKSEFSVKLARQWAAAGAQIIGGCCRVGAGDIAQVASALSRPT, encoded by the coding sequence GTGGCTACCTTCACGGACGCACTCCTTGCGCGGGCGCTCGTCTGCGACGGTGGTCTCGCCACAGCACTGGAAGCGCGCGGCCACAACCTCGCTGGAGGGTTGTGGTCCGCGCGTTTGCTGTTAGACACCCCCGACGAAATCGCAGCCGTGCATCGCGCCTTCTTCGCGGCCGGCGCCGACATCGCGATAACTGCGAGCTACCAAGCCTCGTTCCGCGGTTTCGCGAACTGCGGCATCGGCCGGCGCGGGACGGAACGTCTGCTGCGCCGCAGCGTCCGGATCGCAGCTGACGTACGGGACGAGTTCGGCCGGGGATTTGTCGCGGCGTCGATCGGCCCCTACGGTGCTGCAGCTGCCGACGGGTCCGAATACAAGGGGCGATACGGGCTGAGCGTTCGGGAACTCCGTGCGTGGCACCGACCGCGATTCGAGATCCTGGCCGACACGGGTGCTGACGTGCTCGCGGTTGAGACTATCCCCGACCTTGACGAGGCCGAGGCACTGGCCTCGTTGATTTCTGAATTCAGGGTTCCGGCCTGGCTGAGTTACACCATCGCCGGTGCAAGGACTCGTGCCGGGCAGCCCGTGTCCGATGCTTTCGAGGTGGCGTCTGAGATCGACTCGATCGTGGCGGTCGGGGTCAATTGCTGCGCTCCCGCCGACGTAATCCCCACAATCGATACCGCGCAGCATTCTGGTAAGCCTGTGATCGTCTATCCGAATAGCGGAGAAGGCTGGGACGCGGAGGCCGGGCGCTGGACCGGAAAATCCGAATTCAGCGTCAAGCTGGCGCGCCAATGGGCTGCCGCCGGTGCGCAGATTATCGGGGGTTGCTGCCGGGTTGGTGCGGGTGACATCGCGCAAGTGGCGAGTGCGCTCTCCCGTCCCACATGA
- a CDS encoding 3-hydroxyacyl-CoA dehydrogenase, with protein sequence MDINGSVAVISGGASGLGHATAKALNKLGAKVVLLDLPSPRGDDAAREIGDGAVFIPTDVTSAEQAEAAIGQAAELGDIRVAVNCAGVATPGKVLGRRGVLPLEDFERVVRINLVGTFNVIRLAAEKMSKTEPINGERGVIIDTASVAAFDGQIGQAAYAASKGGVAALTLPVARELASHLIRVVTVAPGIFETPMLLGLPEEAQKSLGQQVPHPSRLGKPGEYAALVTHIIDNPMLNGETIRLDGAIRMAPK encoded by the coding sequence GTGGATATCAACGGTTCTGTCGCGGTGATTTCCGGTGGCGCGTCCGGTCTTGGACACGCCACCGCGAAAGCGCTGAACAAGCTCGGCGCTAAGGTCGTCCTGCTGGACCTGCCCTCGCCCAGGGGTGACGACGCGGCACGTGAGATCGGTGACGGCGCGGTCTTCATTCCCACCGACGTGACGTCTGCCGAGCAGGCTGAGGCTGCCATCGGTCAGGCAGCCGAACTGGGAGACATTCGTGTTGCGGTCAACTGTGCCGGTGTCGCGACTCCCGGTAAGGTACTCGGCCGCAGGGGCGTACTGCCGCTCGAGGACTTCGAGCGGGTCGTGCGCATCAACCTCGTCGGCACTTTCAACGTCATCCGCCTGGCGGCTGAGAAGATGTCCAAGACCGAGCCGATCAACGGTGAACGTGGCGTCATCATCGACACCGCCTCTGTTGCCGCTTTCGACGGCCAGATCGGCCAGGCCGCCTACGCTGCCTCCAAAGGCGGCGTCGCTGCTCTGACGCTTCCCGTTGCGCGTGAGCTCGCGAGCCACCTCATCCGTGTTGTCACGGTTGCACCTGGGATCTTCGAAACCCCCATGCTCCTCGGCCTACCCGAGGAAGCGCAAAAGTCGCTTGGTCAGCAAGTCCCCCATCCTTCGCGGCTCGGGAAACCCGGCGAGTACGCGGCACTCGTCACCCACATCATCGACAACCCGATGCTGAACGGCGAAACCATCAGGCTCGATGGCGCGATCCGGATGGCGCCGAAGTAA